In Miscanthus floridulus cultivar M001 chromosome 8, ASM1932011v1, whole genome shotgun sequence, the sequence gctctacctTGCCTGACGTCTGAGGGTAGGCTTTGCCTTGCCCAACGACCGAtggttggctccacctcacccgacgtctaggggcagactccacctcgcctgacgaccagggactggctccacctcgctcgatgacCGGGGActagctctgccttgctcgacccccgagggttggactCCGCCttacccgatgtctgagggctggctctgcctcgcccgacatctcggggcaggctccacctccccaacgtctgcaccctgctccttcatgatgacgagcatagggtaagacaggacactcaagtcaaccgcagtatcgaggaccataccctgcacacctgttggaaagtaccatcaggatatgatgggacgggcgctttaagcccttccaggcatgacagagcccaaacagtgttgtaggcatcgacttttgtcttacagtgttgtaggcgccgccattagCCCTCGGACGCATATCttgacataagcatacgacaaccactatgatctaggagggaactcacatcatctacaatgatggacgtatggtcacttccccgtctgctccccgtagggtcgtgGCTCGGCACCCTGGTATGCCACGCCACCCGCCGGGgtaggatgggatgtgaccacttgctaaACAAAGCCAAAGCGCGACCCTATCAAGATTAGCAAACGTGCTATTCCTagcaccgtctgccatgtcagcgaggctggctcaaaggaaaaggaagacccggcaccttcgaaggacctacTTGGCCTTTGGTTTTTCTGCTTTcttccatctgtaacccctgctcccccaaGATCTATAAAAGGAAAGGCAGGGCACCGCCCTAAAGGGACGGTATTGAGATCAATAGTGTCCAAGATATCCCTCTCGATGGTGCACATAGCCAATCCATTTAACCTTTCTTGTGACATAGTTGATCTCAAATAGTTCTTCAACAACTTCAATTTTGAGAAACTTCTTTCTGCCGAAGCTACAGTCACGGGTATAGTTAAGAGGATTCGATAGGCAACCGAAACATTTGGATATCAATCTGTAGCTATAACAAACTCCCAAATCTCAAGCACTGACATCAAAGAAtctagcaaagtcacttgtagcacctttaattctgaaaaaaaaatcattgatcTCAACATCGGATGAGTTAACCTGAGAAAATGTTTCCACAAAATTCTTGCAGTGCAGCCAAAGATCAGCTTCATCCAAAGATTTCAAATTTTTTGAGTTGAACAAGAACCCAAAAACATTATCAAATTTTTTCATCTGCTCAAATCTACTAGTCAATGAAGCAATTGCAGCATCAATCATAACATTGAAGTACTCTACTCTAAATGAGTCCACAGCAGACCATTGTATTtcctcatcttgatcatcttgttCATCAAAATGTTTCTTTCTCTTTCCTTGACATTTTGTATGAAATTTTGGCTCTATATCCATTTCAAATGCAATGGTTTTTGTTGTATCCATACTAGAAGTGAAACCTTCATCTCTATACTTCTTAAAATATGATATGACACCTTCAATATGTTTGAGAGTATCATCTATACTCATAATTTTAGATTGCAACTTCTTGCTCACCTTATTTATAGAGAATAAAATATCATGCCAAATAACCAAACCaactaaaaattcaaaattctcCAGTGCACTCACCAAAGATTGACATTCACTAACTGTCATTGGGTCATCAGTTGAAGCCTTCTCTAGCGCTATTAAAGCTGATCTTATTTGAGGGGTTTGGAATATGATAGCTTGAACACTTTTTATCTGGCTTTTCAAgcgtgtattagaccatgacttAACTGTCAATCCTAGGACATTGTCCACTAAAATCTTCCACCTTTTGGTAGATTTTGCAAACAATGTGTATATACGTTGGATGAGACCAAAAAAAGAAATAGCTTGCCTGCAAGATTTAACAAATAGTAAGTTTGAAACTTTTcctaaatcatgccatattatatGAAAACAATGTATAATAGAAATAATAGTTTGCCTGTAAGATTTTCTCACATCACAAAGAGTAAGATTCAGACTATGACATGCACACAGCATGTATAGTGCTCTTCGATTAATTTCAAGCAAGCGCTTCTAAACACCTTGGTGAGGACCCTTCATATTTAAACCATTATCATAGCCTTGTCCTCTCACATCATCAATATTCAAATCAAGAGAGACCAATACATTCTTTAATTCATTAAAAAGACCCAATCCTGACGTGTCATCTACCTTCAAGAACTCTAGGAAGAATTCCTCTACCCTTGGAATATTCCTCGACATATTGACACACCGAATAATTAGAGTCATTTGTTCTTCATGGCTCACATCTGGAGTACAATCTAAAATCACAGAAAAATACTTGGCATCTTTGATGATCTTTAGTATAGTTTGTTTCACATAATCTGCAAGAAGAGAAATCATCTCATTCTGAATTTTATGCCCAAGATAATGATGATGAATCTCACTATTTTGAATCCGCCTAATATGGTCTTGCATCACAGGATCAAATTCACCCATCATTTCAATTGTTCCCAGAAAGTTACCATTGCTATCTTGATATAATTTCTCATTTTTCCCTCGAAAAGCCAAATTATGCTTAGCAAGAAACTTGACAGCAGAAACCATTCTTACTAAAACTTGTCTCCAACGCTCTCTCTCCTTTGCAATTTCTCGTTGCAAATCATCATTAATTGTTTTATTTTTGCTCAACCTTAGCCTAAGTTAATTCCAAGTATTCGTGTTTGTTATATGCTCAACACTATTCTCATGTTGCTTGAGTCTAAGACTAAGATGTTTCCAATCCCTCAATCCATCATGTGCTAGCAAACTTTTGCTCTGACTTGATTTGAACAATTTGcagcaaaaacaaaaaactttgttCACATGTTTAGAGTAAACCAACCATTTTCTATCAACTACCTCACCATTGCTTAACTTTTTGGAGTTGTAAGCATATGAAAAATGTCTATTAAGAGCATCTGCAGGGAACTCAAGATTCAATTCTCTCAGCGGACCCTTTTTCAATCAATATATCTCTACCCTTATTATCAAGATTTTCCCAAGTTCTAGAATCAAAGACATCATGAATAGAAGCTTCTTGCACATCATCAATTGAATTTTCAGGTTGAGAGGAAGGTCGTAAATTTTTATTTTCTGTAGCATCATCAATGTCATCAACTCATTCACTTAAATTATCATTAACTTGTTGATGTTGCTGTCCTTGTTCTTCAATATCAAGTACATCTACAGGATTATCATCAGGCACAACAATGCTTGAAGCTGAAAAAAACTTATGTATAGCACCTTTTTGAGATTCAATAAATTGATCTTCTACTctttttcgttttcttttctgagactccgacaaatgtttcttaggtaacattttaagtttctaacacctaaattagaagaaaaacatGACTATATGAGTACCGAGTAATAGAAGTCCGAAgtaattaatttagattaaaaaaCGGTTGAAAAAAATACCTAGATCGTCGCACTAGTTGGCGTGTCGGCGTCGCAGGCAGTACTAGTCACAGCCTCGCAGGACCAGGTCGCAGCCTCGCACTCGCCGACTCGCGGCACGGAAATCGGCGACTCGGCGAGACGGATCACGGACGGCGGCGCAAGTCCTGGGCGACAGGGCGAGCGTTCGCGACACGTACATGCTAAAGGCAACCGCTAAAGCCTAAAGGGACTGGCGGCCCGGCTGGCAGTAATGAGTGCGTGTCCTGTCAGGCTGTATACGTCAATACGTGGGGGCTCCTGCCGTCCTGGCCTCCTGGGCTGACTGCTAAAGGGCCTGGCGCTGGCGGCCTGCAGTGACTCTATCCGCATGTATAGTGTATACGTGGGGTCCTGAgcagaaccccccccccccttccgtGGGCCCTAGGCCGTCGCACCCCGTGCACCCTTCAAGGGCTGGCACTGATCCTACACATgacgcatcacataacacacagctaaGAAACAACTGAGCTCTCAGCGCCCTTTCGacatttccatcagagacttaggacatgtccctctctcgactgtttgtaccccctactacaaacctttcagtgctaataacacgagcaacagcagcaaactggacgtagggacattctgtccgaaccagaataaaccttgtatcttttagcacaccatccaagcctaacgcgcaacaaatacaaatttaatagtcggtgtttactcgaaacaccgacaagaccAAACACTAACAATCTGCGCTCAACAAATCTAGATATAGGTTAATTAATGCAAGCAACTAATCAGACCCTAAGTCTTGAACGACAAGACTATAGCCAGCTCACCAGCCCTACCTATATATATAATCCTTGTGTTCACTATCATCTAGGTCCCGATGAACTGAGGGCTCTGGCATATATCGCCACCACCACATCCAAAACCATCCTTAGTCCAAGTGGCCGTGTGCCTGTGTGAGTATATATTACTTGATCGATGGAGCCAAGTAATAGGCCGCCACTCAACCAGGAACGTGTGCAAGATCTCACCGTGGTCAGGCGACCTGAGCTCCTCAGGGCAGCAAGCTCCGGTGACCTGCTGCTGCTAGAGCAATTTCTCAGCAAACAAGACGGGGGATCAGCGCGGCTGGCTGCGTTGGCCCGCGACGTCGTCGACATTCACGTggaggaggccgccgccgccgcggcgctgtGCATGCCAGCTGCCGCGACCGACGGGGCCTCCGCACTCCATGTGGTGGCGGCCAGCGGGGACCGCCAGGGGTACCTGGACCTGGCACGGCTCGTCTGCTGCAAGGCCCCCGAGCTGCTGCTCGCGTGCGACGGCAACGGAGACACGCCGCTGCACTGCGCCGTGCGCGCGGGCAACGCTGAGATGGCCTCCCTCTTGATCGAGCAGGCCAACGGCTGCGACGAGAGGAAGACGATGCTGAGGATGACGAACAACCGCGGGGAGACGGCCCTGCACGAGGCGGTCCGCTTTGGCCACAAGACGGGTCTGTGCATGGTCAAGGCGTTGATGTACCACGACAAGGAGCTGGCCCGTGTGGTTGCCAGGGACGGCACTTCGTCGTTGTACCTGGCCGTGTCGCTGCATCACAGCTCTATTGCTTTTGAGCTGATTTCTCACGACAAGGAGCTGTCCTACTCGGGCCCACTTGGACAGAATGCCTTACATCCGGCTGTCCTCCACAGCAAAAGTAAAGTATCATCTTTGCTTTTTATTACTGCAAATATATGTGCTGTTTTCTACAGGATATAATTCTAAAATAATAGTATATTAAAGTGtgtcaagtttgactaaatttgtaaAAGAAAATATTAAGGTTTACCATACTAAATAGGTAACATTACATTCGTCATGTTAAAGAAAAAAGATATTATTATAGGATTATATCATAgtcattatttttattttatagaATATAAATCTCGTTTGGTCCTAGAACAATAAGCACATTTTGAGCAGGACAGAGTCATACAGATTATACTTTGATCCTCAAATTCTCTCACAATATGTCTTCATTTACTAAAGAATTAAAATGGAATCTATTGATCCGAATATTTTGACCAGAAAACATTTTGAATACAAATCTATTGATTCAAATTTTGTGTGCTAAACTTGTAAGTAATTTAACTAATTATTGGTCTCAACTAGTAAAATTTATTTTTTCCCTGTACAAAATATGCTTTTTTATTTCCAGACAAAGGGAGTAATCCATAAAATAATATTATTATGTTATTTTGGTGCTAAACTGAAAGTCAAATTGGGTCATTGATTTTATAAGATTCTACTGGTAGTACCACGGAGTGGTCTAGTGTTATCAATCAGGTTCATATTCTATACGTGTGTTTTATTTATAGAATGCTTTAGATACATAAAACAGAGGCCATATGCATTTGTTTTGAACAGGACATTTGCATTCCTTTTAAAATGCCTTTAATGGAATATCTTAGATAAATGTCTAGCTTATACATTTAAACTACTCTAAACTCTTAAAATTTTCCAAGGTAGCAGTCATTAATGGGATGGTTATATGACACATACATATTAAATATTATATATCTATCATGATTTATgagttttggatcttatttgttGTTTGAAAATGTTTTGTATAGTAGGTAGATTAGAATTTTGTGCTATTTGTACTGCAGTCTACTAGTTTGGTATATATCCCTTTCAGGGTCGACTAATTGATTTTTTTAATATGCAGAACGACtgactgattaataattaattatTATACATGCAGAGATGACACAAGCGCTACTTAAATTGAACATGGAGCTGACCAAACAACAGGACCTCTCTGGAAGCACACCGACGCATTTCGCAGCATCAGCTGATGATCCTTCCCTCGAATTCTTCCTCTACGTCTTCGTGGAGAGGACCCTGGAATTCTACTCCTTGGGCATCTACTTTGCGCCGGCGCATTGGCTAACCAGATTCTACAGTTACCTGAACCTTCCCCTCTACCAGCTGGTGCATGCCGATCCGTCGGCGGCGTTCCAGCGTGACAACGATGGGCTGTTCCCGGTTCACGTCGCTGCCTCGGCGGGCAACCTTGTCGCCGTCATCATCTTGCTCGTACGGTGCCCTGGCTGCAGCGGGCTGCGCGACTCTCTGGGAAGGACGTTCCTTCATGTCGCTGTGGAGAAGAGGAGCCACAACATCGTCAAGTTTGTGCGCATGAGACCTGAGTTCAACTCGATCCTGAATATACAGGACAGCCGAGGGAACACTGCTCTGCATCTTGCTATCCTTGAAGGACATCTGTCCATATTCCAGACTCTGATGACGAACCCACATGTTCGCCTCAACTTGCCCAATCATGACGGGAAAACCCCCATGGATCTTGCCGAGAGCAGAGCTCCACCAGGATTCTATTTCGGCATGGTAAATACTCCAGTTCGACTACTCTTTATTCTCCATCTCTTTATTCAGATCTGAGGGTAAATTTCTGTCTTTCTTTTTTGGTCTCGCAGCATGCACAGCGTAGGATTCTTGGCACGCTGACTTTTGTAAATGCTCAGCATGGGAACAGTCGCCGCGATCGTTTCAAAGAAAAGCTCGTCCCGAAGCTAGACAAGGCCGAAGAGTCAAAGAAGATAACGGAGTTTGCACAGATCGTCGGCATCTGCTCGGTGCTTGTCGCGACGGCGACATTCGCGGTAGTCTTCCAATTGCCCGGCGGACTGAGGACTGATGACAATGACAATAgctcatctccatctccatctccatctccagctccagctccatcTCCAGGTTACCCCATCGGAACACCGATACTGGCCGGGAAATATGCTTTCGACGGTTTTATTCTCGCCAACACATTAGCTTTCAGCTGCTCCGCTATAGCCACCTTCAGCCTCGTCTACTGCGGGATGGCCGCAGTCGACATAGAGCAGCGGATCAAGCTGGTGTCCATCTCGATCGCATTGCTCAACGGCGCGGCGAGGAGCTTCTGCGCCGCCTTCGCCTTTGCGCTCTACCTGCTGCTTTCTCCCGTGGAGCCGGCGACCGCCATTGCCACGGCCACGATGACGGCGCTTGTGTTGCTCGACGCAGTCCGCTTCTTGTGGCTGCTGTTCGTTGACATGGTGATCGTGctaaggagagggagagggagagggagaggcgccGCGCCACTGCTCAAGTTAACAACTGCATTCGTTGTCAACATGGTCTATCTCTTCTGGCCCTACATCATAATCTTTAGCCTACTGGGAGGTCACAACAAAAGCGCGTTGCACTCCAGGTGACTCAGCACTGGGGTATGGTATGGATGCTTCATGATGGCACTgattgatgatgcttgcatactgTGCCAAGATTGCCCCCctatatatttttcttgagaaaaaAGAATCTTGTGAGCTACTCCTACATTTCAAGTCTAAGTGTCTTTTATTTGTATAGTGGGTACGGTGTAAGTAACTGATGTACTTATTACGCTCTAAACCAATTTATTTGTTTATGATGCTTGAATTGTTTGTAACGCTCCACAACTGTAACGttctaaataataatatttaaagATATTTTTTGTGGTACCAGCACTCTCAAGCTGTGGTATGTTGGTTTCAACTACTGGTTATAAACTACGGCAGATGTCACAAGCTCACAGCCCAACTTAGCTAATGAGGGGATACAATGCTGATGTGTTCTTTGTCACAGTTTTGAATATTTTTATTAATATAAAACTTTCTGTGTGATATTTAAGCTATGCAAGTGGTGAATGACCAATGTAAAAATAGTAAGCACTGTAGTACCTACCAAATATGCTTCCTGTCACTAGCGTATCCAGGATTTATAGGTACGGGTGGTCTAGTGTTTAATTTTTGTAACCACTATAAATTGAGCATGTCGGTATAGAAGTATATGAACTACAAAATACAATATAATTAAGCTAAAGACAgcatacactagtagagaaacgacctttgatccagcttgaaatttggctttagttccggtatttttcacgcccgggactagagagacctttagtctcggtttgtagctacaaccgggactaaaggtccctgcccaacggctactgcggcaggcttttgctgcaggggacctttagtcccggttggagctaccaatcgggactaaagg encodes:
- the LOC136471730 gene encoding protein ACCELERATED CELL DEATH 6-like isoform X1, whose translation is MVKALMYHDKELARVVARDGTSSLYLAVSLHHSSIAFELISHDKELSYSGPLGQNALHPAVLHSKKMTQALLKLNMELTKQQDLSGSTPTHFAASADDPSLEFFLYVFVERTLEFYSLGIYFAPAHWLTRFYSYLNLPLYQLVHADPSAAFQRDNDGLFPVHVAASAGNLVAVIILLVRCPGCSGLRDSLGRTFLHVAVEKRSHNIVKFVRMRPEFNSILNIQDSRGNTALHLAILEGHLSIFQTLMTNPHVRLNLPNHDGKTPMDLAESRAPPGFYFGMHAQRRILGTLTFVNAQHGNSRRDRFKEKLVPKLDKAEESKKITEFAQIVGICSVLVATATFAVVFQLPGGLRTDDNDNSSSPSPSPSPAPAPSPGYPIGTPILAGKYAFDGFILANTLAFSCSAIATFSLVYCGMAAVDIEQRIKLVSISIALLNGAARSFCAAFAFALYLLLSPVEPATAIATATMTALVLLDAVRFLWLLFVDMVIVLRRGRGRGRGAAPLLKLTTAFVVNMVYLFWPYIIIFSLLGGHNKSALHSR
- the LOC136471730 gene encoding protein ACCELERATED CELL DEATH 6-like isoform X2 yields the protein MTQALLKLNMELTKQQDLSGSTPTHFAASADDPSLEFFLYVFVERTLEFYSLGIYFAPAHWLTRFYSYLNLPLYQLVHADPSAAFQRDNDGLFPVHVAASAGNLVAVIILLVRCPGCSGLRDSLGRTFLHVAVEKRSHNIVKFVRMRPEFNSILNIQDSRGNTALHLAILEGHLSIFQTLMTNPHVRLNLPNHDGKTPMDLAESRAPPGFYFGMHAQRRILGTLTFVNAQHGNSRRDRFKEKLVPKLDKAEESKKITEFAQIVGICSVLVATATFAVVFQLPGGLRTDDNDNSSSPSPSPSPAPAPSPGYPIGTPILAGKYAFDGFILANTLAFSCSAIATFSLVYCGMAAVDIEQRIKLVSISIALLNGAARSFCAAFAFALYLLLSPVEPATAIATATMTALVLLDAVRFLWLLFVDMVIVLRRGRGRGRGAAPLLKLTTAFVVNMVYLFWPYIIIFSLLGGHNKSALHSR